In the genome of Treponema pedis, one region contains:
- a CDS encoding zinc dependent phospholipase C family protein: MPDFYAHYSHGQKIFSLLPKKTALAISNKNLYNLGLQGPDFLYFYHPFKKENNPVLQLASDIHKMHCSVFLTKVLQKTEVIPGTDEFSYLMGFIGHFCLDSSAHPYINKTVRKLNFDHAEMEIEFDKFLLIKDCLPPLKYKAYKHISITEKEAEAVAKIYSSILSSIKLENILYSFLSFKRGKRFFYSPNSLSQNLLFALLKLTCLYTSLQGHIMKKKSNPKSVITNKELLILFDGSIKIGVNLMNNFYEHLEENIPLLDGFNCSFE, encoded by the coding sequence ATGCCGGACTTTTATGCGCATTATTCGCATGGGCAAAAAATATTTTCTCTGTTGCCTAAAAAAACGGCTCTTGCAATTTCAAATAAAAATTTATATAACTTGGGTTTGCAAGGGCCCGATTTTTTATATTTTTATCACCCGTTTAAAAAAGAAAATAATCCTGTCTTACAGCTTGCATCCGATATTCATAAAATGCATTGTTCCGTATTTTTAACTAAGGTTTTACAAAAAACTGAAGTAATACCCGGTACCGATGAATTTTCCTATCTTATGGGATTTATAGGTCACTTTTGTTTAGACAGCAGCGCTCACCCTTATATAAACAAAACCGTACGGAAATTAAATTTCGACCATGCGGAAATGGAAATAGAGTTCGATAAATTTTTGTTAATAAAGGATTGTCTTCCGCCTTTAAAATATAAGGCATATAAACATATTTCGATAACTGAAAAAGAAGCCGAAGCTGTTGCAAAAATTTATTCTTCAATTTTATCTTCGATTAAACTTGAAAATATTTTATATTCGTTTTTAAGTTTTAAACGGGGCAAACGCTTTTTTTATTCTCCGAACAGTTTATCGCAAAATTTACTTTTTGCATTGCTGAAATTAACTTGTTTATATACTTCGCTTCAGGGACATATAATGAAAAAAAAATCAAATCCTAAAAGCGTAATTACAAATAAAGAATTGCTTATTTTATTCGACGGTTCAATTAAAATAGGTGTAAATCTTATGAATAATTTTTATGAACATCTTGAAGAAAACATTCCTCTTCTTGACGGATTTAATTGTTCATTTGAATAA